Proteins from a single region of Paraburkholderia aromaticivorans:
- a CDS encoding IS110 family transposase, whose product MTLATLGIDLAKNVFAVHGVDKAGKAVLIKPRVMRDQLAALIAQLPPCLIGMEACSGAHHWARMFQQHGHTVKLMASKLVAPYRMSGKRGKNDAADAAAICEAVTRPNMRFVPLKDEHQQAALCLHRTRQGFIEERTATYNRVRGLLSEFGIVLPQSPGKLRSNIAVRMDDALPGWANRCIRDLLEHINRLEERLGEYDRAIGELARQDERSRRLMELRGIGPTTASALLATLGAALDFRNGRQVAAWLGLTPSQYSSGGKARLGGITKAGDAYVRTLLVSGARAVMANLRDKQDRLSRWIRSLVERRGYWRAAVAIAAKNARMAWAVLKYGDAFQLEPVEA is encoded by the coding sequence ATGACCCTTGCTACGTTAGGAATCGATCTTGCAAAGAACGTCTTTGCCGTTCATGGTGTGGACAAGGCCGGCAAAGCCGTACTGATCAAGCCACGTGTCATGCGCGATCAATTGGCGGCACTTATCGCACAACTTCCGCCTTGTCTGATCGGTATGGAAGCCTGCTCAGGCGCACACCATTGGGCACGGATGTTCCAGCAACACGGGCACACGGTAAAGCTCATGGCGTCGAAACTGGTTGCGCCGTACCGGATGTCAGGCAAGCGGGGCAAGAACGATGCCGCTGACGCGGCTGCCATCTGTGAAGCTGTCACGCGGCCTAACATGCGGTTTGTGCCCCTTAAGGACGAACACCAACAGGCGGCCCTTTGCCTGCATCGCACGCGTCAGGGTTTTATCGAAGAGCGCACAGCGACCTATAACCGTGTGCGCGGCCTTCTGTCCGAGTTCGGCATTGTGTTGCCGCAGAGCCCGGGAAAGTTGCGCAGCAACATCGCGGTCCGTATGGATGATGCCTTGCCTGGCTGGGCAAATCGCTGCATTCGAGATCTGCTCGAACACATCAATCGGCTGGAAGAGCGTCTCGGCGAGTACGATCGTGCCATTGGTGAGCTTGCGCGCCAGGATGAGCGCAGCCGCAGGCTCATGGAATTGCGCGGGATAGGGCCCACCACGGCCAGCGCATTGCTCGCCACTCTCGGCGCCGCCCTCGACTTCAGGAACGGCCGGCAGGTAGCTGCATGGCTTGGATTGACGCCTTCGCAATATAGCAGTGGTGGCAAAGCCCGGCTCGGAGGCATAACCAAGGCTGGCGACGCCTACGTACGTACGCTACTGGTAAGCGGCGCACGCGCCGTGATGGCAAATCTGCGGGATAAGCAAGACCGGCTGAGCCGGTGGATCAGGAGCCTCGTTGAGCGGCGTGGATACTGGCGCGCGGCGGTCGCTATTGCCGCCAAGAATGCGCGGATGGCGTGGGCGGTTTTGAAGTACGGTGATGCTTTCCAACTAGAACCGGTGGAAGCCTGA
- a CDS encoding c-type cytochrome, with the protein MKHDTQHDTIQTREYAEPIEQANPVPWLLGLVGASLAVWGVSYFLLNPDLAPASAKDTSRDAVTSAAAPAAADGAQIFASRCASCHQANGAGLPGVFPPLAGSAWVNGDAKTVSRILLLGINGKIDVAGATFNGTMPAFGTTLSDAEIAAVATHVRASFGNKSAALTADLVKGERTALGTRTTPWAGGDELSKQP; encoded by the coding sequence ATGAAACACGACACGCAGCACGACACGATCCAGACACGGGAGTATGCGGAACCCATCGAACAGGCGAATCCGGTGCCCTGGCTTCTTGGGCTCGTCGGCGCATCGCTAGCAGTCTGGGGCGTCAGCTATTTCCTGCTCAATCCGGACCTCGCGCCCGCCAGCGCCAAAGACACCAGCCGCGACGCCGTGACGAGCGCCGCAGCACCCGCCGCGGCCGACGGCGCGCAGATTTTCGCGAGCCGCTGTGCGTCCTGCCATCAGGCAAACGGCGCCGGCCTGCCTGGCGTGTTTCCACCACTGGCCGGCTCTGCATGGGTGAACGGCGACGCGAAGACCGTCTCGCGCATCCTGCTACTGGGCATCAACGGCAAGATCGACGTTGCCGGCGCAACCTTCAACGGCACGATGCCCGCCTTTGGCACGACCCTTTCCGACGCGGAAATCGCGGCGGTGGCCACGCACGTTCGCGCGAGCTTCGGCAACAAGTCGGCTGCACTGACAGCCGACCTTGTGAAGGGCGAGCGAACCGCTCTGGGCACTCGGACGACGCCGTGGGCAGGCGGCGACGAACTCTCGAAGCAGCCGTAG
- a CDS encoding cbb3-type cytochrome c oxidase subunit II — MNRVLTIVIGALIMLAIATLVLVALPYRELQDESPPEQLKPYTIAQLRGRATYVNMGCVYCHSQQPLAATLGPDALRGWGRPSVSADYAYDYPHLLGVSRTGPDLFNIGARQPSVDWHLAHLYQPRSVTPGSVMPSYPFLFKVVAHPGPNDKVVTLPPQFTPAGGQVVATQEALDLVAYLTALNHTYPVPATESGVTK; from the coding sequence ATGAACCGGGTTCTCACCATCGTCATCGGCGCGCTGATCATGCTGGCGATCGCCACGCTCGTGCTGGTCGCATTGCCGTATCGCGAGTTGCAGGACGAATCGCCGCCCGAACAGCTAAAGCCGTACACCATCGCACAACTGCGCGGCCGCGCCACATACGTCAACATGGGTTGCGTGTATTGCCACTCGCAGCAGCCGCTGGCGGCGACCCTGGGTCCGGACGCATTGCGCGGCTGGGGCCGCCCGTCGGTATCGGCCGACTATGCGTACGACTACCCGCACCTGCTGGGCGTGTCGCGCACCGGCCCGGATCTGTTCAACATCGGCGCACGGCAGCCTAGCGTCGACTGGCATCTCGCTCACCTGTACCAGCCACGCAGTGTGACGCCTGGAAGCGTGATGCCGTCGTACCCGTTCCTCTTCAAGGTGGTCGCGCATCCTGGACCGAACGACAAGGTCGTGACGCTGCCGCCGCAATTCACGCCAGCCGGCGGCCAGGTCGTCGCCACGCAGGAGGCGCTCGATCTCGTCGCTTACCTGACTGCACTCAATCATACGTATCCCGTTCCCGCCACTGAATCCGGAGTGACGAAATGA
- a CDS encoding cbb3-type cytochrome c oxidase subunit I, giving the protein MTLTLGALLALSFLISVLGLFMFIWAQTRGLMRAGPEAAQVIFETGELGTVEEPAISSTQRSALQRAESNGNASTPHGDAQRAVHTRPDLLAREAQDRSSRTAAFAFLASSILWLVLGSLAGLVASQKLTSPDFLVQSAWLTFGRIRTAHLNMVIYGWASMAGLGISLWMLPRLLKTRLVGEHYAVAGAGLWNAGVAAGVVAILAGWTDGLQWLEIPWQIGILLAIGGALSAVPLFLTLSRRNVDHLYVSVWYIAAALLWFPILYVVAKVPYVHFGVEQAIVNWWFAHNVLGLWLTPFGLASAYYFIAKVLGRPIYSYNLSLVGFWALAMFYSQAGIHHLLGGPVPAWLQSVSVVQSVMMLIPVLAVGVNQHMTVVGRFATLRYSPTLRFVVLGAALYTLVSLQGSLEAVPFFNRLVHFTQYKVAHAHLGLYGFYSMIMFGSIYFVMPRVLEREWPYPKLISLHFWLAVIGFAIYFVFLSIGGVLQGIAMLDATRPFMDSVNVLAPYLRARTFGGVLMTAGHLVFAWHFFAMLLDRGTIRSGQALIGGAPSTGV; this is encoded by the coding sequence ATGACGCTCACACTCGGCGCGTTGCTCGCGCTGTCGTTTCTCATTTCCGTGCTCGGGCTCTTCATGTTCATATGGGCACAGACACGGGGTTTGATGCGGGCCGGCCCCGAGGCGGCACAAGTGATATTCGAAACCGGTGAACTTGGCACGGTCGAAGAACCCGCGATTTCGTCGACGCAACGCAGCGCGCTGCAGAGGGCCGAAAGCAATGGCAACGCTTCGACGCCGCACGGCGACGCGCAACGAGCCGTGCACACGCGGCCTGATTTGCTGGCCCGCGAAGCGCAGGACAGGTCGAGCCGCACCGCCGCGTTCGCGTTTCTCGCGTCGTCGATCCTGTGGCTGGTGCTTGGCTCGCTCGCCGGCCTGGTCGCCTCGCAAAAGCTGACGTCGCCGGATTTTCTGGTCCAATCGGCCTGGCTGACGTTCGGCCGCATCAGAACCGCGCACTTGAATATGGTGATCTATGGCTGGGCATCGATGGCAGGACTGGGCATCTCGTTATGGATGCTGCCGCGGCTGCTGAAGACCCGTCTCGTCGGCGAGCACTACGCCGTCGCGGGTGCCGGTCTATGGAATGCCGGCGTCGCGGCCGGTGTCGTAGCGATACTCGCGGGCTGGACGGACGGCCTGCAGTGGCTCGAGATTCCGTGGCAGATCGGCATTCTTCTGGCGATCGGCGGCGCACTGTCAGCCGTGCCGCTATTTTTGACGCTATCCCGCCGCAATGTGGACCACCTGTACGTTTCGGTCTGGTACATCGCTGCGGCCCTGCTCTGGTTTCCGATCCTGTATGTCGTCGCGAAAGTGCCATACGTGCATTTCGGCGTGGAGCAGGCGATCGTCAACTGGTGGTTCGCACACAACGTGCTTGGCTTGTGGCTTACGCCGTTCGGTCTTGCTTCGGCCTATTACTTCATCGCGAAGGTGCTCGGCCGTCCTATCTACTCGTACAACCTCTCGCTGGTCGGCTTCTGGGCGCTGGCGATGTTCTATAGCCAGGCCGGCATTCACCATCTGCTCGGCGGCCCCGTGCCAGCGTGGCTGCAAAGCGTTTCGGTCGTGCAAAGCGTGATGATGCTGATCCCCGTCCTCGCGGTCGGCGTCAATCAGCACATGACGGTGGTCGGGCGCTTCGCGACGCTGCGATATTCGCCCACGCTGCGCTTCGTCGTACTGGGCGCCGCGCTGTACACACTCGTTTCGCTGCAAGGCTCGCTCGAAGCCGTGCCGTTCTTCAATCGCCTCGTGCACTTCACACAGTACAAGGTCGCGCATGCGCACCTCGGCCTGTACGGCTTTTACTCGATGATCATGTTCGGTTCGATCTATTTCGTGATGCCACGCGTACTGGAGCGGGAGTGGCCCTATCCGAAGTTGATTTCCCTCCATTTCTGGCTGGCTGTGATCGGCTTCGCGATCTACTTCGTGTTTTTGAGCATCGGCGGTGTTCTGCAGGGCATCGCAATGCTTGATGCCACGCGGCCCTTCATGGATTCCGTCAACGTGCTCGCGCCTTACCTGCGAGCCAGAACGTTCGGTGGCGTGCTGATGACCGCCGGGCACCTCGTATTCGCATGGCACTTCTTCGCGATGCTACTCGACCGCGGGACGATCCGCTCCGGCCAGGCGCTTATCGGCGGCGCGCCGTCCACAGGAGTCTGA
- a CDS encoding heavy metal translocating P-type ATPase, with amino-acid sequence MQSNLPDSALLDVRGMWCTSCANALETMLRRQPGVLAASVSFAAESASLQWDPLATSLELLLQRTAKLGYACIPEGAGHDRRAHFAKIRHDLMVRLVVAVFFSMWVMPAQWALYVAPEGSLSPAARFGLALFAGLATMPVIGYGALPFFRAAWRTLRARAPGMDVLVATGAGGSCLLSVWQLIRGESTVYFDSAAMIVVFLLAGRLLETTVRSQSADAVRSLLELPPETAHVIDASGAETQVLAKRVERGSAVRVCPGERVPLDGVITQGVSSLDRSLLTGETAFITVEPGDLVEAGALNGDGELVVLVERAWGERRVDLIAHSVRQMLARKTATQALAERFTRYLVPAICGVATLALLWNAAEGIAIAAALERAVAVLVITCPCALGMAVPLALTAGAGRAARAGVLFRDVEAIEKAGRIALFCFDKTGTLTEGSPRLVQSQCADSVSTVDLFVDAAIAERGSEHPLAKAIESLVPPSCRATVDGATGTSRATPGAGVEWIGADASRILAGSASFLAGLGVPVPDTAATHTTVHVARDGRWRGTLHFADAPRAGARRALATLRTTGAALAMLTGDEPAVGLCVAEAVGIDSGAVYAGQSPEEKARRIVAAQAAGTKVAFIGDGLNDAPALAAADLGIAVANATASSVAAASIVLVEGGIEQLNAALAIARRTARVMRQNLIAAAIYNLLAVPLALSGVVSPAMAAALMIASSLSVTLNSSRLAAGAINRHSATADTFDTDTAHHRSTQDPDLQRPPAPMFNT; translated from the coding sequence ATGCAATCCAACCTTCCAGATAGTGCGCTGCTGGATGTGCGCGGCATGTGGTGCACCAGTTGCGCGAACGCATTGGAAACCATGCTGCGGCGCCAGCCCGGCGTGCTCGCCGCGAGCGTCAGTTTCGCGGCTGAGTCCGCCTCGCTGCAATGGGATCCGCTCGCGACGTCGCTTGAGCTCCTGCTGCAGCGCACCGCCAAACTCGGATACGCGTGCATCCCCGAAGGCGCGGGGCACGACCGGCGCGCGCATTTCGCGAAAATCCGCCATGACCTGATGGTCCGGCTCGTGGTTGCCGTGTTCTTTTCGATGTGGGTAATGCCGGCGCAATGGGCGCTGTACGTTGCGCCCGAGGGCAGTCTTTCGCCGGCCGCCCGATTTGGGCTGGCGCTGTTTGCAGGGCTCGCCACCATGCCGGTGATCGGCTACGGTGCGCTGCCGTTTTTCCGCGCGGCGTGGCGCACGCTGCGCGCTCGAGCGCCGGGCATGGACGTCCTCGTCGCAACCGGGGCCGGTGGGTCCTGCCTGCTTTCGGTATGGCAGTTGATACGGGGCGAGTCGACCGTCTATTTCGATTCCGCCGCAATGATCGTGGTCTTCCTGTTGGCCGGCAGGCTGCTCGAAACGACCGTGCGAAGCCAATCGGCCGACGCCGTACGCAGCCTGCTCGAATTACCGCCTGAAACCGCGCACGTGATCGATGCATCCGGCGCCGAAACGCAAGTCCTTGCCAAGCGGGTGGAACGCGGCAGCGCGGTTCGGGTGTGCCCTGGCGAGCGCGTTCCGCTCGACGGCGTCATCACGCAAGGCGTGTCGTCGCTGGATCGCTCGCTGCTGACGGGCGAAACGGCGTTCATCACCGTCGAACCCGGCGACCTGGTCGAAGCCGGTGCACTCAATGGAGACGGCGAACTGGTGGTGTTGGTCGAGCGCGCCTGGGGCGAGCGTCGCGTGGATCTGATCGCGCATAGCGTGCGGCAGATGCTCGCGCGCAAGACGGCGACCCAGGCACTCGCCGAACGGTTCACCCGCTACCTCGTGCCAGCCATCTGCGGGGTCGCGACGCTCGCCTTGCTGTGGAACGCAGCCGAGGGTATTGCCATCGCCGCCGCGCTCGAACGCGCCGTGGCGGTGCTCGTCATTACCTGCCCCTGTGCGCTCGGTATGGCCGTTCCGCTCGCGCTTACCGCTGGGGCGGGGCGAGCGGCGCGCGCGGGCGTGCTGTTCCGGGATGTCGAGGCGATCGAGAAGGCCGGCCGCATCGCCCTCTTCTGCTTCGACAAGACCGGAACACTGACCGAAGGCTCGCCTCGGCTCGTCCAGTCGCAATGTGCCGACAGCGTGAGCACCGTCGACCTGTTCGTCGACGCGGCGATCGCCGAGCGCGGCAGCGAGCATCCGCTCGCAAAGGCCATCGAATCATTGGTACCGCCGTCATGCCGTGCAACCGTCGACGGCGCGACGGGAACGTCCCGCGCAACGCCCGGGGCGGGGGTGGAATGGATCGGCGCGGACGCCTCTCGCATTCTCGCCGGCAGTGCGTCCTTTCTCGCCGGGCTCGGCGTACCGGTTCCGGACACGGCAGCCACGCATACGACGGTACATGTCGCGCGCGATGGGCGGTGGCGCGGCACGCTGCATTTCGCGGACGCGCCGCGTGCCGGTGCACGCCGCGCGCTGGCCACGTTGCGGACGACTGGCGCGGCGCTCGCAATGCTGACCGGCGACGAGCCGGCCGTCGGCTTGTGCGTCGCCGAGGCTGTCGGCATTGACTCCGGCGCCGTGTACGCGGGCCAGTCGCCGGAAGAGAAGGCCCGTCGCATCGTCGCTGCGCAGGCAGCGGGAACGAAGGTCGCGTTCATCGGTGACGGTCTCAACGACGCGCCCGCGCTCGCGGCGGCAGATCTCGGCATCGCCGTCGCCAACGCGACGGCGTCGTCGGTGGCCGCCGCATCGATCGTACTGGTCGAGGGCGGCATCGAGCAGCTCAATGCCGCGCTGGCGATCGCACGGCGCACGGCGCGCGTGATGCGCCAGAACCTCATTGCCGCAGCCATCTACAACTTGCTTGCCGTGCCGCTCGCGTTATCCGGAGTCGTGTCGCCAGCAATGGCAGCCGCGTTGATGATCGCCAGCTCACTTTCGGTGACGCTCAATTCGTCCCGCCTCGCTGCCGGCGCAATTAACCGGCACAGCGCTACTGCTGACACGTTCGACACGGACACCGCACATCACCGCAGCACACAGGATCCGGATCTGCAGCGGCCACCTGCGCCGATGTTCAACACCTGA